The Yersinia intermedia genome window below encodes:
- the pspG gene encoding envelope stress response protein PspG yields the protein MFEILFVIGFFIMLMVTGISLLGIFAALLVAAAFMMLGGLFVMMIKLLPWLILAVVAVWIWRSMQKPIVRRY from the coding sequence ATGTTTGAAATTCTCTTTGTTATCGGCTTTTTTATCATGCTGATGGTAACCGGTATATCCCTGCTAGGGATCTTCGCTGCATTACTGGTGGCTGCCGCTTTTATGATGTTGGGCGGCTTATTCGTCATGATGATTAAGCTGTTACCTTGGTTGATTCTGGCGGTGGTGGCGGTCTGGATATGGCGTTCGATGCAGAAACCGATAGTCAGGCGTTACTAA